The proteins below come from a single Pseudochaenichthys georgianus chromosome 14, fPseGeo1.2, whole genome shotgun sequence genomic window:
- the LOC117458137 gene encoding organic cation/carnitine transporter 2-like isoform X2: MKDYDESTAFLGQWGRFQQVVFFLLSASIVPNGLGAFSVVFLTDIPRHHCLIPEENLTQDWHDAIIPIEVVNGKREQSRCSRYRLDVVRNLSAQGFIPGRDVNLTDLEQEGCVDGWSYSKDIYQSTLVSEFDLVCSDQWKQPFTSTACFLGFLVGSFISGQLSDRFGRKPVFFTTMAVQTTFSFCQAFSPSWTVFTILIFFNGLGQISNYVSGFVLGTEILTGDVRVIFSSMGVCLGYAIGYMILPLVAFFLRDWKSLLLAISLPGVLYIPFWWFIPESPRWLLSQGRVEEAEAIVRKAAKTNRVEAPTVIFKDYSAHDDDLQEHLNVISLVKTQSVRSTTVILCLVWFSLSIGYYGLSLNTSRLHANPYISCFLSAAAEVPAYMSCWLALKYFPRRLSVIFILLLGGVSLFLIQLVPERESFEYLPYIILGTLAVVSAFAALYLPESFGKPLPQTIQQMQKRESMKCPCITRKEYLKPVVHLESRL, encoded by the exons ATGAAGGATTACGATGAGTCCACTGCTTTTCTGGGTCAGTGGGGACGTTTCCAGCAGGTTGTCTTCTTCCTGCTCAGTGCCAGCATCGTGCCCAATGGATTGGGCGCTTTCTCTGTTGTCTTCCTGACAGACATTCCCAGACACCACTGCCTGATTCCTGAGGAAAACCTGACTCAAGATTGGCACGATGCAATCATCCCGATAGAg GTGGTGAATGGGAAACGGGAGCAGAGCAGATGCAGCAGGTACAGGCTGGATGTGGTCAGAAACCTCTCTGCTCAGGGCTTCATTCCTGGCAGGGACGTCAACCTCACCGACCTGGAGCAGGAGGGCTGTGTGGACGGGTGGAGCTACAGCAAAGACATCTACCAGTCTACTCTGGTCTCTGAG TTTGACCTGGTGTGCAGTGATCAGTGGAAGCAACCGTTCACCTCCACAGCTTGCTTCCTGGGATTTCTTGTTGGATCCTTCATCTCAGGACAGCTGTCAGACAG GTTTGGAAGAAAGCCTGTTTTCTTCACCACCATGGCAGTTCAGACAACTTTTTCCTTCTGTCAAGCTTTTTCACCTTCTTGGACGGTTTTCACCATCCTCATTTTCTTCAATGGTTTGGGACAGATATCCAACTATGTATCTGGTTTTGTTTTGG GCACTGAGATCTTGACTGGCGATGTTCGGGTCATATTCTCATCTATGGGTGTGTGTCTGGGCTATGCCATTGGCTACATGATTCTGCCTCTCGTAGCTTTTTTTTTAAGGGACTGGAAATCTCTCTTGTTAGCTATCTCTCTACCTGGCGTGCTCTACATCCCTTTCTGGTG GTTTATCCCGGAGTCTCCTCGCTGGCTGCTCTCTCAGGGAAGAGTGGAGGAGGCCGAGGCCATAGTGAGAAAGGCGGCTAAGACAAACAGAGTTGAGGCTCCAACGGTCATCTTTAAAGATTACAGTGCACAT GATGATGACCTTCAGGAACACCTCAATGTTATCAGCCTGGTGAAGACACAAAGCGTCAGAAGCACGACTGTCATTCTCTGCCTGGTGTG GTTCTCTTTGAGTATTGGGTACTATGGCCTGTCCCTGAACACATCCCGGCTTCATGCTAACCCCTACATCAGCTGCTTCCTCTCAGCAGCTGCAGAGGTACCAGCCTACATGTCCTGCTGGCTGGCACTGAAATACTTCCCACGTCGACTCTCTGTCATCTTTATCTTACTCCTTGGTGGAGTGTCTCTGTTTCTCATTCAACTGGTGCCTGAAA GGGAATCTTTTGAGTACCTGCCTTATATCATACTGGGGACTCTGGCTGTTGTCTCTGCCTTTGCAGCTCTTTACCTGCCGGAAAGTTTTGGAAAACCTCTACctcaaactattcagcaaatGCAAAAGAGAGAAAG CATGAAGTGCCCATGCATCACAAGAAAAGAATATTTGAAACCTGTGGTGCATTTGGAAAGTAGACTCTGA
- the LOC117458137 gene encoding organic cation/carnitine transporter 2-like isoform X1, whose protein sequence is MKDYDESTAFLGQWGRFQQVVFFLLSASIVPNGLGAFSVVFLTDIPRHHCLIPEENLTQDWHDAIIPIEVVNGKREQSRCSRYRLDVVRNLSAQGFIPGRDVNLTDLEQEGCVDGWSYSKDIYQSTLVSEFDLVCSDQWKQPFTSTACFLGFLVGSFISGQLSDRFGRKPVFFTTMAVQTTFSFCQAFSPSWTVFTILIFFNGLGQISNYVSGFVLGTEILTGDVRVIFSSMGVCLGYAIGYMILPLVAFFLRDWKSLLLAISLPGVLYIPFWWFIPESPRWLLSQGRVEEAEAIVRKAAKTNRVEAPTVIFKDYSAHDDDLQEHLNVISLVKTQSVRSTTVILCLVWFSLSIGYYGLSLNTSRLHANPYISCFLSAAAEVPAYMSCWLALKYFPRRLSVIFILLLGGVSLFLIQLVPETLSELAVALEMLGKLVITSGTSLMYAYTAELYPTVLRNTAEGVCITVSRIGNCLAPFLLQLRESFEYLPYIILGTLAVVSAFAALYLPESFGKPLPQTIQQMQKRESMKCPCITRKEYLKPVVHLESRL, encoded by the exons ATGAAGGATTACGATGAGTCCACTGCTTTTCTGGGTCAGTGGGGACGTTTCCAGCAGGTTGTCTTCTTCCTGCTCAGTGCCAGCATCGTGCCCAATGGATTGGGCGCTTTCTCTGTTGTCTTCCTGACAGACATTCCCAGACACCACTGCCTGATTCCTGAGGAAAACCTGACTCAAGATTGGCACGATGCAATCATCCCGATAGAg GTGGTGAATGGGAAACGGGAGCAGAGCAGATGCAGCAGGTACAGGCTGGATGTGGTCAGAAACCTCTCTGCTCAGGGCTTCATTCCTGGCAGGGACGTCAACCTCACCGACCTGGAGCAGGAGGGCTGTGTGGACGGGTGGAGCTACAGCAAAGACATCTACCAGTCTACTCTGGTCTCTGAG TTTGACCTGGTGTGCAGTGATCAGTGGAAGCAACCGTTCACCTCCACAGCTTGCTTCCTGGGATTTCTTGTTGGATCCTTCATCTCAGGACAGCTGTCAGACAG GTTTGGAAGAAAGCCTGTTTTCTTCACCACCATGGCAGTTCAGACAACTTTTTCCTTCTGTCAAGCTTTTTCACCTTCTTGGACGGTTTTCACCATCCTCATTTTCTTCAATGGTTTGGGACAGATATCCAACTATGTATCTGGTTTTGTTTTGG GCACTGAGATCTTGACTGGCGATGTTCGGGTCATATTCTCATCTATGGGTGTGTGTCTGGGCTATGCCATTGGCTACATGATTCTGCCTCTCGTAGCTTTTTTTTTAAGGGACTGGAAATCTCTCTTGTTAGCTATCTCTCTACCTGGCGTGCTCTACATCCCTTTCTGGTG GTTTATCCCGGAGTCTCCTCGCTGGCTGCTCTCTCAGGGAAGAGTGGAGGAGGCCGAGGCCATAGTGAGAAAGGCGGCTAAGACAAACAGAGTTGAGGCTCCAACGGTCATCTTTAAAGATTACAGTGCACAT GATGATGACCTTCAGGAACACCTCAATGTTATCAGCCTGGTGAAGACACAAAGCGTCAGAAGCACGACTGTCATTCTCTGCCTGGTGTG GTTCTCTTTGAGTATTGGGTACTATGGCCTGTCCCTGAACACATCCCGGCTTCATGCTAACCCCTACATCAGCTGCTTCCTCTCAGCAGCTGCAGAGGTACCAGCCTACATGTCCTGCTGGCTGGCACTGAAATACTTCCCACGTCGACTCTCTGTCATCTTTATCTTACTCCTTGGTGGAGTGTCTCTGTTTCTCATTCAACTGGTGCCTGAAA CTTTATCAGAGCTGGCTGTCGCTCTGGAGATGCTGGGTAAACTTGTTATCACCAGCGGTACATCCCTGATGTACGCCTACACTGCAGAGCTTTACCCAACAGTGCTCAGGAACACAGCGGAAGGCGTTTGCATTACTGTTTCCAGAATAGGAAACTGCCTTGCACCTTTTTTGTTACAGCTGA GGGAATCTTTTGAGTACCTGCCTTATATCATACTGGGGACTCTGGCTGTTGTCTCTGCCTTTGCAGCTCTTTACCTGCCGGAAAGTTTTGGAAAACCTCTACctcaaactattcagcaaatGCAAAAGAGAGAAAG CATGAAGTGCCCATGCATCACAAGAAAAGAATATTTGAAACCTGTGGTGCATTTGGAAAGTAGACTCTGA